A genomic window from Pecten maximus chromosome 2, xPecMax1.1, whole genome shotgun sequence includes:
- the LOC117322486 gene encoding uncharacterized protein LOC117322486, whose translation MTLQSVLLILTTFALIQLTKALFYTSSKQNDFPRIGKRRNMYPSEAWPHVSMVSDPRRDMPYVPLEEEEEEQLDPLYNKEEREMPFTSRHEHQKPTTTFSNSMYYRILARNGYRLFSKDKLRASRDVDIQGTGRYY comes from the exons ATGACACTTCAATCAGTCCTACTCATTCTAACGACATTTGCCCTTATACAATTAACCAAGGCATTATTCTACACCAGCAGCAAACAAAATGATTTCCCTAGAATCGGTAAACGTCGAAATATGTATCCGTCTGAAGCTTGGCCACATGTTTCGATGGTCTCTGATCCCCGGCGGGATATGCCTTATGTTCCGCTGGAGGAGGAAGAGGAAGAACAGTTGGATCCTTTATATAACAAGGAGGAAAGGGAAATGCCATTCACCTCTAGACATGAACACCAAAAGCCAACGACCACTTTCTCAAACTCTATGTATTATCGGATTCTCGCCAGAAACG GTTATCGTCTCTTTTCCAAGGACAAGCTTCGGGCCTCTCGGGACGTTGACATACAAGGAACAGGAAGATATTACTAA